In Porphyromonas cangingivalis, a genomic segment contains:
- the cas2 gene encoding CRISPR-associated endonuclease Cas2, with amino-acid sequence MYILITYDVSTSDPQGAKRLRKVARICQNYGQRVQNSVFECLVDPAQFAVLKHQLLDTIDDEEDSLRIYQLGKNYRSHIEIYGRATSFEIEGELII; translated from the coding sequence ATGTACATACTCATCACCTACGATGTCTCAACTTCTGATCCACAGGGAGCAAAGAGACTCAGAAAAGTGGCTCGCATCTGCCAGAACTATGGTCAGCGTGTCCAGAACTCGGTCTTCGAGTGCCTCGTAGATCCGGCTCAGTTTGCTGTTCTCAAACACCAACTCCTCGACACCATCGATGATGAAGAGGACAGTCTCCGCATCTATCAACTTGGAAAGAACTACCGCTCACATATAGAGATCTACGGCCGTGCCACATCCTTCGAGATAGAGGGAGAGCTCATCATATAG